A single region of the Pseudomonas solani genome encodes:
- a CDS encoding flavin reductase, with product MVDTTGFRNAMALLGGAVSVITTNGTAGRFGFTASAVCSVTDQPPTLLVCMNRSSYSNVHFKSNGVLGVNVLTAELKDISAVFANRELDSDQRFAAASWHTLESGAPLLDEALVSFDCRIAQAHEVGSHTIFYCEVLGIRHGENQEGLVYFNRAYHRLGDASKAAC from the coding sequence ATGGTCGATACCACGGGATTTCGTAACGCGATGGCGCTGCTGGGCGGCGCCGTTTCGGTCATCACCACCAATGGCACTGCCGGGCGTTTCGGCTTCACCGCCTCGGCGGTGTGCAGCGTCACCGACCAGCCGCCGACGCTGCTGGTGTGCATGAACCGCTCCTCGTATTCCAACGTGCATTTCAAGAGCAACGGCGTGCTCGGCGTGAACGTGCTGACCGCCGAGCTGAAGGACATCTCGGCGGTGTTCGCCAACCGCGAGCTGGACTCCGACCAGCGCTTCGCCGCCGCCAGCTGGCACACCCTGGAAAGCGGGGCGCCGCTGCTGGACGAGGCCCTGGTGAGCTTCGATTGCCGCATCGCCCAGGCCCATGAAGTGGGCTCGCACACCATTTTCTACTGCGAGGTGCTGGGCATCCGCCACGGCGAGAACCAGGAAGGCCTGGTGTATTTCAACCGCGCCTATCACCGCCTCGGCGATGCCTCCAAGGCAGCCTGCTGA
- a CDS encoding PDR/VanB family oxidoreductase, with the protein MTEQLLKVVVHKRQLQGDGVVVLDLLPVGGATLPAFEAGAHVDIHVAPGLVRQYSLCSDPADSSLYRLGVLKDPASRGGSLGVHDSLLEGTEVQISAPRNLFPLATDAKRSILIGGGIGITPMIAMAHALQAAGSDFELHYCGRSRGRTAFLDELAAAPFAGHVSTHFDDEPAQKLDLPRVLGAPQADVHVYVCGPAGFMDWVIGEARNAGYAEANIHREYFQVEVDASGAGFEVVAARSGKTVQVAEGQSILDALAGVGIKIEISCEQGVCGTCLCDVLEGEPDHRDVYLTDDEKAANDQILVCCSRAKSSKLVLDI; encoded by the coding sequence ATGACAGAACAACTCCTCAAGGTCGTGGTGCACAAGCGCCAGTTGCAGGGCGACGGCGTCGTCGTCCTCGATCTGCTGCCGGTCGGCGGCGCGACGCTTCCCGCCTTCGAAGCCGGCGCCCACGTGGACATCCACGTCGCCCCCGGCCTGGTGCGCCAGTATTCGCTGTGCAGTGATCCGGCCGACTCCAGCCTCTACCGCCTCGGCGTGCTCAAGGACCCGGCCTCGCGCGGGGGCTCCCTGGGCGTGCACGACAGCCTGCTGGAAGGGACCGAGGTGCAGATCAGCGCGCCGCGCAACCTGTTCCCCCTGGCCACCGATGCGAAGCGTTCGATCCTCATCGGCGGCGGCATCGGCATCACCCCGATGATCGCCATGGCCCATGCACTGCAGGCCGCCGGCAGCGACTTCGAGCTGCACTACTGCGGCCGTTCGCGCGGCCGCACCGCCTTCCTCGACGAGCTGGCCGCCGCGCCCTTCGCCGGTCACGTCAGCACCCATTTCGACGACGAGCCGGCACAGAAGCTCGACCTGCCCCGCGTGCTGGGCGCGCCCCAGGCGGATGTGCACGTCTATGTCTGCGGCCCGGCCGGCTTCATGGACTGGGTGATAGGCGAAGCGCGCAACGCCGGCTACGCCGAGGCCAACATCCACCGCGAGTACTTCCAGGTCGAGGTCGACGCCAGCGGCGCGGGCTTCGAAGTGGTGGCCGCGCGCAGTGGCAAGACGGTGCAGGTGGCCGAGGGCCAGAGCATCCTCGACGCGCTGGCGGGCGTGGGCATCAAGATCGAGATTTCCTGCGAGCAGGGCGTCTGCGGCACCTGCCTGTGCGATGTGCTGGAGGGCGAGCCGGATCACCGCGACGTCTACCTGACCGACGACGAGAAGGCCGCCAACGACCAGATCCTGGTCTGTTGCTCGCGCGCCAAGAGCTCGAAGCTGGTCCTGGATATCTGA
- the catA gene encoding catechol 1,2-dioxygenase has translation MTVKLSQTDSVQQFFKEASGFTNDQGSPRMKALVNRILLDTVKIIEDLDVTTEEFWKAVDYLNRLGSRQEAGLLVAGLGVEHYLDLLLDAQDEAAGFSGGTPRTIEGPLYVAGAPLSEGEARMDDGTDPGTVMFLQGQVLDTDGKPLAGATVDVWHANTNGTYSYFDSTQSEFNLRRRIITDSEGRYRARSIVPSGYGCPPDGPTQELLNSLGRHGNRPAHIHFFISAPGHRHLTTQINLSGDQYLWDDFAYATREGLVAEVRFIEDAAAADARGIEGRFAEIDFDFQLQAAVKPKEEERRDRVRALEA, from the coding sequence ATGACTGTCAAACTCTCCCAGACCGATAGCGTCCAGCAGTTCTTCAAGGAAGCCAGCGGCTTCACCAACGACCAGGGCAGCCCGCGCATGAAGGCACTGGTGAACCGCATCCTCCTCGACACCGTGAAGATCATCGAGGACCTGGACGTGACCACCGAGGAATTCTGGAAGGCAGTGGATTACCTCAACCGCCTGGGCAGCCGCCAGGAGGCCGGCCTGCTGGTCGCCGGCCTGGGCGTCGAGCACTACCTCGACCTGCTGCTGGATGCCCAGGACGAAGCCGCCGGCTTCAGCGGCGGTACCCCGCGCACCATCGAGGGCCCGCTCTACGTGGCCGGTGCGCCGCTGTCCGAGGGCGAGGCACGCATGGACGACGGCACCGACCCGGGCACCGTGATGTTCCTCCAGGGCCAGGTGCTGGACACCGACGGCAAGCCGCTGGCCGGCGCGACGGTCGACGTCTGGCACGCCAACACCAACGGCACCTATTCCTACTTCGACAGCACCCAGTCCGAGTTCAACCTGCGTCGGCGCATCATCACCGACAGCGAAGGCCGCTACCGCGCCCGCAGCATCGTGCCTTCCGGCTACGGCTGCCCGCCGGACGGCCCCACCCAGGAGCTGCTCAACAGCCTGGGCCGCCACGGCAACCGCCCGGCGCACATCCACTTCTTCATCTCCGCCCCCGGCCATCGCCACCTGACCACCCAGATCAACCTCTCGGGCGACCAGTACCTGTGGGACGACTTCGCCTACGCCACCCGCGAAGGCCTGGTGGCCGAGGTGCGCTTCATCGAGGACGCCGCTGCCGCCGACGCCCGGGGCATCGAAGGCCGCTTCGCCGAGATCGACTTCGACTTCCAGCTGCAAGCCGCCGTCAAGCCCAAGGAAGAAGAGCGCCGCGACCGCGTCCGCGCCCTGGAAGCCTGA
- a CDS encoding LysR family transcriptional regulator, with the protein MELRHLRYFQALAETLNFTRAAERLHIAQPPLSRQIQQLEEELGVTLLERGRPLRLTEAGRFFHEHSSALLEQLAKVCDNTRRIGQGEKTWLGIGFAPSTLYGVLPELIRRLRSDAELELGLNEMTTLQQVEALKAGRIDIGFGRIHIEDPAIHQQVLTLDPLVAALPAGHPLLAAPASLEALAREPFVLYPGNPRPSYADHVLALFATHGLQIRVVQWTNELQTAIGLVAAGIGITLVPASVQLQHRDDIGYTRLLESNATSPIIISRRVGDTSPALGDCLALIGELVAQDA; encoded by the coding sequence ATGGAGCTTCGCCACCTGCGCTACTTCCAGGCCCTTGCCGAAACCCTCAACTTCACCCGCGCCGCCGAGCGCCTGCACATCGCCCAGCCGCCCTTGAGCCGGCAGATCCAGCAGCTCGAGGAAGAGCTCGGCGTCACCCTGCTGGAGCGTGGCCGGCCCCTGCGCCTGACCGAGGCGGGGCGCTTCTTCCACGAGCACTCCAGCGCCCTGCTGGAGCAGTTGGCTAAGGTCTGCGACAACACCCGGCGCATCGGTCAGGGCGAGAAGACCTGGCTGGGCATCGGCTTCGCCCCCTCGACCCTCTACGGCGTGCTGCCGGAGCTGATCCGCCGCCTGCGCAGCGACGCCGAGCTGGAGCTCGGGCTCAACGAAATGACCACCCTGCAGCAGGTGGAGGCGCTCAAGGCCGGGCGCATCGACATCGGCTTCGGCCGCATCCATATCGAGGATCCGGCCATCCACCAGCAGGTGCTGACCCTGGATCCATTGGTCGCCGCCCTCCCCGCCGGCCACCCGCTGCTGGCCGCCCCGGCGAGCCTGGAGGCCCTGGCCCGCGAGCCCTTCGTGCTCTACCCGGGCAACCCGCGCCCGAGCTACGCCGACCATGTGCTCGCGCTGTTCGCCACCCACGGATTGCAAATCCGTGTCGTGCAGTGGACCAACGAACTGCAGACCGCCATCGGCCTGGTTGCCGCCGGCATCGGCATCACCCTGGTGCCCGCCTCGGTGCAGCTGCAGCACCGCGACGACATCGGCTACACCCGCCTGCTGGAAAGCAACGCCACCTCGCCGATCATCATCAGCCGCCGCGTGGGTGACACCTCCCCGGCACTGGGGGACTGCCTGGCGCTGATCGGGGAGCTGGTGGCGCAGGACGCCTGA
- a CDS encoding NAD/NADP-dependent octopine/nopaline dehydrogenase family protein produces the protein MNISVIGGGHGCYAAAIELAEKGHRVCLWRRDGAALKELAAIGSLTVKDYRGTRQVAVGGEGASLSLSDDLAEALAFAELLVVPLPSTTHESLAREMAPLLRDGQVLFLPPGTFGSYLFAKAMHEAGNDAEVAFAETGTLPYLARKHGAANVVISGYATRLPTGVFPCRLAEPAFALLRQAYPSVEPIEDGLSGALMNAGPIIHPPLIMMNAGPLEHFETWDIHNEGTQPAIRRVTTALDAERMALREALGYPAPHFPLADHYNTTEGDEWMYGRGAHGKLTDSGDWREDIDLQRHRYMLEDTRLGLSFLVSVGRWAGVPMPVAQGLLSIASAVAGFDLYAEGRTLERLGLAGLSRAEMVELLREGIH, from the coding sequence ATGAATATCAGCGTTATCGGCGGTGGACACGGTTGCTACGCGGCAGCCATCGAGCTGGCGGAGAAGGGGCACCGCGTGTGCCTGTGGCGCCGTGACGGCGCGGCGCTCAAGGAGCTGGCGGCCATCGGCAGCCTGACCGTCAAGGACTACCGCGGCACCCGCCAGGTGGCCGTGGGCGGCGAGGGCGCCAGCCTCAGCCTGAGCGACGACCTGGCCGAAGCCTTGGCCTTCGCCGAGCTGCTGGTGGTGCCGCTGCCATCCACCACCCATGAGAGCCTGGCGCGGGAAATGGCGCCGCTGCTGCGCGACGGCCAGGTGCTGTTCCTGCCGCCAGGCACCTTCGGCAGCTACCTGTTCGCCAAGGCCATGCACGAGGCCGGCAACGACGCCGAGGTGGCCTTCGCCGAGACCGGCACCTTGCCCTACCTGGCCCGCAAGCACGGTGCGGCCAACGTGGTGATCAGCGGCTATGCCACACGCCTGCCCACCGGCGTGTTCCCCTGCCGCCTGGCCGAGCCGGCTTTCGCCCTGCTGCGCCAGGCCTACCCGAGTGTCGAACCCATCGAGGACGGCCTCAGCGGCGCGCTGATGAACGCCGGGCCGATCATTCACCCGCCGCTGATCATGATGAACGCCGGCCCCCTGGAGCACTTCGAGACCTGGGACATCCACAACGAAGGCACCCAGCCGGCCATCCGCCGCGTCACCACCGCGCTGGACGCCGAGCGCATGGCCCTGCGCGAGGCGCTGGGCTACCCGGCGCCGCATTTCCCCCTGGCCGACCACTACAACACCACCGAGGGCGATGAGTGGATGTACGGCCGCGGTGCCCACGGCAAGCTCACCGACAGCGGCGACTGGCGCGAGGACATCGACCTGCAGCGCCACCGCTACATGCTCGAGGACACCCGCCTGGGGCTGTCCTTCCTGGTTTCGGTGGGGCGCTGGGCCGGCGTGCCCATGCCCGTCGCCCAGGGCCTGCTGAGCATCGCCTCGGCGGTGGCCGGTTTCGATCTCTATGCCGAGGGCCGCACCCTGGAGCGCCTCGGCCTGGCCGGGTTGAGCCGCGCCGAAATGGTCGAGCTGCTGCGCGAGGGCATCCACTGA
- the catC gene encoding muconolactone Delta-isomerase codes for MLFHVKMTVKLPLDMDPDKAAKLKADEKELAQRLQREGKWRHLWRIAGHYANYSVFDLASVEELHDTLMQLPLFPYMEIEVDGLCRHPSSIHQDDR; via the coding sequence ATGCTGTTCCACGTGAAGATGACCGTGAAGCTGCCGCTCGACATGGACCCGGACAAAGCCGCCAAGCTCAAGGCCGACGAGAAGGAACTGGCCCAGCGCCTGCAGCGCGAGGGCAAGTGGCGCCACCTGTGGCGCATCGCCGGCCACTACGCCAACTACAGCGTGTTCGACCTGGCCAGCGTCGAAGAGCTGCACGACACGCTGATGCAGCTGCCGCTGTTCCCGTACATGGAGATCGAGGTCGACGGGCTCTGCCGCCACCCTTCGTCGATCCACCAGGACGATCGCTGA
- a CDS encoding aromatic-ring-hydroxylating dioxygenase subunit beta, producing the protein MNLELLNHVSAFIWQEADMLDHGEFDAWLDLWADKGTYIIPIDPNETDFENTLNYAYDDHHMRQLRVKRLIGGESISTSPRARTVRALSRFRVLGEEGGVVTVRCAQNLREFRKDVLKHYTADITFELQREGEGFRIQRKLIQLINSTDTLAGIGYIL; encoded by the coding sequence ATGAACCTTGAATTGCTCAACCACGTCAGCGCCTTCATCTGGCAGGAAGCGGACATGCTCGACCACGGCGAGTTCGACGCCTGGCTGGACCTCTGGGCCGATAAGGGCACCTACATCATCCCGATCGACCCCAACGAGACCGATTTCGAGAACACCCTCAACTACGCCTACGACGACCACCACATGCGTCAGTTGCGGGTGAAGCGCCTGATCGGCGGTGAATCCATCTCCACCAGCCCGCGCGCCCGCACCGTGCGTGCCCTGTCGCGCTTCCGCGTGCTGGGCGAGGAGGGTGGCGTGGTCACCGTGCGCTGCGCGCAGAACCTGCGGGAATTCCGCAAGGACGTGCTCAAGCACTACACCGCCGACATCACCTTCGAGCTCCAGCGCGAAGGCGAGGGCTTCCGCATCCAGCGCAAGCTGATCCAACTCATCAACTCCACCGATACCCTCGCCGGTATCGGCTACATCCTGTGA
- a CDS encoding OprD family porin, whose product MFQKSWLARGVAAASLMGALAPITAQADFLDDRQVSLGLRNFYIDRDYKQSDAPKSRIGSWTQGFDFRAISGYTEGPIQFGLDLSAQYAYRLDGGGGRGPDSIIPYDDSKGEQVRDYGRAALTAKVKYSKTELKIGEHRPMLPVAFMDDSRQLVTTYHGFLVESREIDKLTLTGGRFTEISGRESSDREKMYLFNGPDIKRRSDGLNFGGATYAFSPALSATYFYGQLEDIYEQHYGGLTYNADLGDGFGLKTDLRYFDNKEDGKALYGEIDNRSYGAMTTLRKGAHAIGVGYQRMLGDSTFPTLNGYAPQPYLVNWSTVAFVKPNESSWQLRYDLDFASYGAPGLKLMTRYLRGTGIDRGNNALDENVESERNIFLSYVVQSGPLKGVGFEWRNIDVKTRYGNGAASGADYKENRLITTYTFKF is encoded by the coding sequence ATGTTTCAGAAAAGCTGGCTGGCCCGCGGCGTTGCTGCCGCGAGCCTGATGGGTGCGCTCGCGCCGATTACCGCCCAGGCGGACTTTCTCGATGATCGGCAAGTGAGCCTCGGCTTGCGCAACTTCTATATCGACCGTGATTACAAACAGAGCGATGCACCGAAGTCGCGTATTGGCAGTTGGACCCAGGGTTTCGACTTCCGCGCCATTTCCGGTTACACCGAAGGCCCCATCCAGTTCGGCCTCGATCTTTCCGCGCAATATGCCTATCGCCTGGATGGCGGTGGTGGCCGTGGCCCGGACAGCATCATTCCCTACGACGACAGCAAGGGCGAGCAGGTGCGTGACTACGGTCGCGCCGCGCTGACCGCCAAGGTCAAGTACTCCAAGACCGAGCTGAAGATCGGCGAGCACCGGCCGATGCTGCCGGTGGCCTTCATGGATGACTCGCGGCAATTGGTCACCACCTACCACGGCTTCCTGGTCGAGTCCCGCGAGATCGACAAGCTCACCCTCACCGGCGGGCGCTTCACCGAGATCAGCGGGCGCGAATCCTCCGACCGGGAGAAGATGTACCTGTTCAACGGCCCGGACATCAAACGCCGCAGCGACGGCCTCAACTTCGGCGGCGCCACCTACGCCTTCAGCCCGGCGCTCTCGGCCACCTACTTCTACGGCCAGTTGGAGGACATCTACGAGCAGCACTACGGCGGCCTGACCTACAACGCCGACCTGGGCGACGGCTTCGGCCTGAAGACCGACCTGCGCTACTTCGACAACAAGGAAGACGGCAAGGCGCTCTACGGCGAGATCGACAACCGCTCCTACGGCGCCATGACCACCCTGCGCAAGGGCGCCCACGCCATCGGCGTCGGCTACCAGCGCATGCTCGGCGACAGCACCTTCCCCACGCTCAACGGCTACGCCCCGCAGCCGTACCTGGTGAACTGGTCCACCGTCGCCTTCGTCAAGCCCAACGAAAGCTCCTGGCAGCTGCGCTACGACCTGGACTTCGCCAGCTATGGCGCGCCGGGCCTCAAGCTGATGACCCGCTACCTGCGCGGCACCGGCATCGATCGCGGCAACAACGCCCTGGATGAGAACGTCGAGAGCGAGCGCAACATCTTCCTCAGCTACGTGGTGCAGAGCGGCCCGCTCAAGGGGGTCGGCTTCGAGTGGCGCAACATCGACGTCAAGACCCGCTACGGCAACGGCGCGGCCTCGGGGGCGGACTACAAGGAGAACCGCCTGATCACCACCTACACCTTCAAGTTCTGA
- a CDS encoding nuclear transport factor 2 family protein — protein sequence MSTEALEARLHQLESENAIRACMNRYMVLCDALDARTPLDELAGLFTHDALWEGKGAKYARSFGGYRGREAIVAMFATYMVEPAHFALNVHFLCSELIRVEGGVAIGSWVMLQTSTFASGASHLNAARLTVEFREEEGAWRMAHFQTENLFSRPVDTWNSAAHLPVPGKNQQT from the coding sequence ATGTCGACCGAAGCGCTCGAGGCGCGCCTGCACCAACTGGAAAGCGAGAACGCCATACGCGCCTGCATGAACCGCTACATGGTGCTGTGCGACGCGCTGGACGCCCGCACCCCGCTCGACGAGCTGGCCGGGCTGTTCACCCACGATGCGCTGTGGGAGGGCAAGGGCGCCAAGTACGCCAGGAGCTTCGGCGGCTACCGCGGGCGCGAGGCCATCGTCGCCATGTTCGCCACTTACATGGTCGAGCCCGCGCACTTCGCCCTCAACGTGCACTTCCTCTGTTCGGAACTGATCCGCGTGGAGGGCGGCGTAGCGATCGGCAGCTGGGTGATGTTGCAGACCTCCACCTTCGCCAGCGGCGCCTCGCACCTCAACGCGGCGCGCCTGACGGTGGAGTTCCGCGAGGAGGAGGGCGCCTGGCGCATGGCGCACTTCCAGACCGAGAACCTGTTCAGCCGCCCGGTGGATACCTGGAACAGCGCCGCGCACCTGCCGGTGCCGGGCAAGAACCAACAAACGTAG
- a CDS encoding SDR family NAD(P)-dependent oxidoreductase — translation MTQIALVTGAAQGLGFAIAGRLFAAGHSVVITDLSLERAQAAADRLDPSGARSLALKLDVASKADFEAALAATLERFGALHAVVNNAAMTLTTPVMQISPEEFDRVLSLNTRSVFVGCQVFGTHMAAAGYGRIVNLASLAGQNGGTATGAHYAASKGAIVTLTKVFAKELAASGVTVNAIAPGPIESPAVRAAIPPERMEGLLANIPVKRLGDADFLGDLIVQLTRPEAYFTTGATWDVNGGLYMR, via the coding sequence ATGACCCAAATCGCACTCGTCACCGGCGCCGCCCAGGGCCTGGGCTTCGCCATCGCCGGCCGGCTGTTCGCCGCCGGCCATTCGGTGGTGATCACCGACCTGTCGCTGGAGCGTGCCCAGGCCGCCGCCGACCGTCTCGATCCGAGCGGTGCGCGCAGCCTGGCACTGAAACTGGACGTGGCCAGCAAGGCCGACTTCGAGGCCGCCCTGGCGGCGACCCTGGAGCGCTTCGGTGCGCTGCATGCGGTGGTCAACAACGCCGCCATGACCCTGACCACGCCTGTGATGCAGATCAGCCCCGAGGAATTCGACCGGGTGCTGAGCCTCAACACCCGCAGCGTGTTCGTCGGTTGCCAGGTGTTCGGCACGCACATGGCGGCGGCCGGCTACGGGCGCATCGTCAACCTGGCGTCCCTGGCCGGGCAGAACGGCGGCACTGCCACTGGCGCGCATTACGCGGCGTCCAAGGGTGCAATCGTCACCCTGACCAAGGTCTTCGCCAAGGAGCTGGCGGCCAGCGGCGTCACCGTCAACGCCATCGCCCCGGGGCCCATCGAGTCCCCGGCGGTGCGCGCGGCGATTCCGCCGGAGCGCATGGAGGGGCTGCTGGCCAACATCCCGGTCAAGCGCCTGGGCGATGCGGATTTCCTCGGCGACCTGATCGTGCAGCTGACGCGGCCGGAAGCCTATTTCACCACCGGCGCCACCTGGGATGTGAACGGCGGCCTGTACATGCGCTGA
- a CDS encoding aromatic ring-hydroxylating oxygenase subunit alpha, whose protein sequence is MTNLIETVNLAATPADLVQHDRVHTSLYTDGRIFDDELEKVFYSTWIWVAHASEIPDNGSYKSTYIGKQPVIVVRDRKKDVHVLLNRCRHRGATVCEHKKGKANSFVCPYHGWSYGLDGSLRGVPHPESYADCLDKGELPLVSLRVEQYNGMIFATFKDDIEPLVDFLGPAKKWIDLFMKQGAGYGVKVSGEHRFRFPGNWKIQLENTTDAYHFPLVHKSFLSSVDEQTLELFDFVKGPGYVEDLGNGHSVMVMIPDLIDLEADLDKPIPERFEALAEELRGEGIDEQQVRRIVRAVGGSGFNLNLFPNVACSMAFFRVLQPISVNETEIHHAVITMDGGPAVANRYRLRLHEHFQGPMGFGTPDDSEAWERVQKGAQAGSDLWIMLNRGLPGEKPSEDGRVSDVSAETGMRAAYQQWKKMMSA, encoded by the coding sequence GTGACCAACCTGATCGAAACCGTGAACCTGGCCGCCACCCCGGCCGACCTGGTGCAGCACGACCGCGTGCACACCTCGCTCTACACCGATGGGCGCATCTTCGACGACGAGCTGGAGAAGGTGTTCTACAGCACCTGGATCTGGGTCGCCCACGCCAGCGAGATCCCCGACAACGGCAGCTACAAGAGCACCTACATCGGCAAGCAGCCGGTGATCGTGGTGCGCGACCGCAAGAAGGACGTGCACGTGCTGCTCAACCGCTGCCGCCACCGTGGCGCCACCGTCTGCGAGCACAAGAAGGGCAAGGCCAACAGCTTCGTCTGCCCCTACCACGGCTGGAGCTACGGCCTGGACGGCAGCCTGCGCGGCGTGCCGCACCCGGAGAGCTACGCCGACTGCCTGGACAAGGGCGAGCTGCCCCTGGTGAGCCTGCGCGTCGAGCAGTACAACGGCATGATTTTCGCCACCTTCAAGGACGACATCGAGCCGCTGGTGGACTTCCTCGGCCCGGCGAAGAAATGGATCGACCTGTTCATGAAGCAGGGCGCCGGCTACGGCGTGAAGGTCTCCGGCGAGCACCGCTTCCGCTTCCCCGGCAACTGGAAGATCCAGCTGGAGAACACCACCGACGCCTACCACTTCCCGCTGGTGCACAAGTCGTTCCTGTCCTCGGTGGACGAACAGACCCTGGAGCTCTTCGACTTCGTCAAAGGCCCGGGCTATGTCGAAGACCTGGGCAACGGCCACAGTGTGATGGTGATGATCCCCGACCTGATCGACCTCGAAGCCGATCTGGACAAGCCCATCCCCGAGCGCTTCGAGGCCCTGGCCGAGGAACTGCGCGGCGAAGGCATCGACGAGCAGCAGGTGCGCCGCATCGTCCGCGCCGTTGGTGGCTCGGGCTTCAACCTCAACCTGTTCCCCAACGTCGCCTGCTCCATGGCCTTCTTCCGCGTGCTGCAGCCGATCTCGGTGAACGAGACCGAGATCCACCACGCGGTGATCACCATGGACGGCGGCCCGGCCGTGGCCAACCGCTACCGCCTGCGCCTGCACGAGCACTTCCAGGGCCCCATGGGCTTCGGCACCCCGGACGACTCCGAAGCCTGGGAGCGCGTGCAGAAGGGCGCCCAGGCCGGCAGCGACCTGTGGATCATGCTCAACCGCGGCCTGCCGGGCGAGAAGCCCAGCGAGGACGGGCGGGTCAGTGACGTGAGCGCCGAGACCGGCATGCGCGCGGCCTACCAGCAGTGGAAAAAGATGATGTCGGCCTAG
- a CDS encoding muconate cycloisomerase family protein, producing MISTAIESLEAIIVDLPTIRPHKLAMHTMQNQTLVILRIRCADGIEGIGEATTIGGLAYGYESPESIKTNLDRYFAPLLIGQDASNINAAMQRIDRVVKGNTFARSAVETALLDAQGKRLGLPVSELLGGRVRDSLEVAWTLASGDTARDIAEGEHMLEVRRHRIFKLKIGANEVNQDLRHVIAIKKALGDLASVRVDVNQYWDEAVALRACQVLGDNGIDLIEQPISRNNRAGQARLALRSPAPIMADESIECVEDAFNLAREGAAPVFALKIAKNGGPRAVLRTAAIAEAAGIGLYGGTMLEGSVGTLASAHAFITLAELAWDTELFGPLLLTEEIVTEPPRYQDFQLHVPRLPGLGLTLDEERLARFRRT from the coding sequence ATGATTTCTACCGCGATCGAGTCCCTCGAAGCGATCATCGTCGACCTGCCGACCATCCGCCCGCACAAGCTGGCGATGCACACCATGCAGAACCAGACCCTGGTGATCCTGCGCATCCGCTGCGCCGACGGCATCGAGGGCATCGGCGAAGCCACCACCATCGGTGGCCTGGCCTACGGCTACGAAAGCCCCGAGAGCATCAAGACCAACCTCGACCGCTACTTCGCGCCGCTGCTGATCGGCCAGGACGCCAGCAACATCAACGCCGCCATGCAGCGCATCGACCGCGTGGTGAAGGGCAACACCTTCGCCCGCTCGGCGGTGGAAACCGCGCTGCTGGACGCCCAGGGCAAGCGCCTGGGCCTGCCGGTGAGCGAGCTGCTCGGTGGCCGTGTGCGCGACAGCCTGGAAGTGGCCTGGACCCTGGCCAGCGGCGACACCGCCCGCGACATCGCCGAGGGCGAGCACATGCTGGAGGTGCGCCGCCATCGCATCTTCAAGCTGAAGATCGGCGCCAACGAAGTGAACCAGGACCTGCGCCACGTCATCGCCATCAAGAAGGCCCTGGGCGATCTCGCCAGCGTGCGTGTCGACGTCAACCAGTACTGGGATGAAGCCGTCGCCCTGCGTGCCTGCCAGGTATTGGGCGACAACGGCATCGACCTGATCGAGCAGCCCATCTCGCGCAACAACCGCGCCGGCCAGGCGCGCCTCGCCCTGCGCAGCCCGGCGCCGATCATGGCGGACGAGTCCATCGAATGCGTCGAGGACGCCTTCAACCTCGCCCGCGAAGGCGCCGCCCCGGTGTTCGCCCTGAAGATCGCCAAGAACGGTGGCCCGCGCGCCGTACTGCGCACCGCCGCCATCGCCGAGGCGGCCGGCATCGGCCTCTACGGCGGCACCATGCTCGAAGGCAGCGTCGGCACCCTGGCCTCCGCCCACGCCTTCATCACCCTGGCCGAACTGGCCTGGGACACCGAACTGTTCGGCCCGCTGCTGCTGACCGAGGAGATCGTCACCGAGCCGCCGCGCTACCAGGACTTCCAGCTGCACGTGCCGCGCCTGCCCGGCCTCGGCCTGACCCTCGACGAGGAGCGCCTGGCGCGCTTCCGCCGTACCTGA